Proteins found in one Helicobacter sp. NHP19-003 genomic segment:
- a CDS encoding nitroreductase family protein — protein MQAQTLTPETINSFLHRRFACKRFDPNAPLSKEVLEQILEAARLAPSSYNTQPWEFIVLQGAMKDKLLPYVYFNADLVKSCAALVVVGYMHSSELNPAYLSQFYSKEYQERVASGVQVLLKERLKNDQTLIEAYMKEQCYIAVGQMTLTATLMGVDSCIIGGFEAQKVQSVLNAYFNPPNLACWWL, from the coding sequence ATGCAAGCACAGACCTTGACCCCAGAAACTATAAACAGCTTTTTACACCGCCGTTTTGCGTGTAAACGCTTTGACCCCAACGCCCCCCTGTCTAAAGAGGTTTTAGAGCAAATCCTAGAAGCCGCCCGCCTTGCCCCTAGCTCTTACAACACCCAACCTTGGGAGTTTATCGTGTTACAAGGCGCTATGAAAGACAAACTCTTGCCCTATGTTTATTTCAACGCCGATCTCGTCAAAAGTTGCGCCGCTTTGGTGGTGGTGGGCTATATGCACTCTAGCGAGCTCAACCCTGCCTACTTGAGTCAGTTTTACAGCAAAGAGTACCAAGAGAGGGTAGCTAGTGGCGTGCAGGTCTTGTTGAAGGAACGGCTCAAAAACGACCAAACCCTGATTGAAGCCTACATGAAGGAGCAATGCTACATCGCGGTGGGGCAAATGACCCTGACAGCCACCTTAATGGGCGTGGATTCGTGCATAATCGGGGGCTTTGAGGCGCAAAAGGTGCAGAGCGTGTTAAACGCCTACTTCAACCCCCCCAACCTCGCCTGTTGGTGGCTCTAG
- a CDS encoding NifU family protein: MVFSDAELQKPVELALEKIRPMLLRDGGDVVLLGIKEAKVYVSLEGACRGCASSANTLKFGIERCLQEEIHPDMQVVHVSPERYKELFS, from the coding sequence ATGGTTTTTAGCGATGCAGAATTACAAAAACCCGTGGAGCTAGCCCTAGAGAAAATCCGCCCCATGCTTTTAAGGGATGGGGGCGATGTGGTGCTCTTAGGCATTAAAGAGGCAAAGGTGTATGTGAGCTTAGAGGGGGCGTGCAGGGGCTGTGCGTCCAGCGCCAACACCCTAAAATTTGGCATTGAGCGGTGCTTGCAAGAGGAAATCCACCCTGACATGCAAGTTGTGCATGTGTCGCCTGAGCGCTACAAAGAGCTGTTTTCTTAA
- a CDS encoding histidine kinase: protein MTNDPKKRTFCTQGYKAFLHKEYPRAGFLFGQALFLDPMDSHAKIGLLLSDIALDFPKEAHSFYELYQSLLDSQPRRYKLSIQHQILDLIASFDESLSKMAQAFSAENQLKAESLEGILYADFKKMCVGRDFKEVFENLMFSTKVIFDRKEDFYEFLDSLVENGFYDMSISYIENMRELLWYDKRVAHILQKALELEKQTKK, encoded by the coding sequence ATGACAAATGACCCTAAGAAGCGTACCTTTTGCACGCAAGGCTACAAGGCGTTTTTACACAAAGAATACCCTAGGGCGGGGTTTTTATTCGGGCAGGCGTTGTTCTTAGACCCGATGGACTCGCACGCCAAGATCGGCCTGCTTTTAAGCGACATTGCCCTAGACTTCCCCAAAGAGGCACACAGCTTTTACGAGCTGTACCAAAGCTTGTTAGATTCCCAGCCCCGCCGTTATAAACTGAGTATCCAGCACCAAATCCTAGATTTGATTGCGTCTTTTGACGAGAGTTTGAGCAAAATGGCGCAGGCATTCAGTGCAGAAAACCAACTCAAAGCCGAGAGTTTGGAGGGGATTTTATACGCTGACTTTAAAAAAATGTGTGTCGGCAGGGACTTTAAGGAAGTCTTTGAGAACTTAATGTTTAGCACAAAAGTCATTTTTGACAGGAAAGAGGACTTTTACGAGTTTTTAGACAGCCTTGTAGAAAATGGTTTTTACGACATGTCCATCTCTTACATTGAAAACATGCGTGAATTGCTGTGGTATGATAAAAGGGTTGCGCACATTTTGCAAAAAGCCCTAGAGCTAGAAAAGCAAACCAAAAAATGA
- a CDS encoding epoxyqueuosine reductase QueH — protein sequence MLVHICCSVDSHYFLQELKKLYPQTPLTGFFYNPNIHPKEEYDLRLLDVKRSCAALKIPLLEGDYTLSSWMQAIRGLEQEEEKGKRCSVCFDTRLEVSAQMALMLGLKQFSTTLLSSPMKEQAVLKEQGQAIAQKYGLEFVYTNVRACGGVQKQNALAKKDKLYRQNYCGCVFALEKQRQAQDKPCIELISPLSCQMHPAGIARRLELFKERQELESRAQNYHLLQQNLQTYLLLRGRLCVNQRTIPSHILTHSNPKKVKIKDLQTTTTSLKPTLAEEMLCARLGVRAPQISITLGFSPKDDSLFIDTASVALLLNTPPTPLKALKLTYEQELYLREKIAGVESIQAIFLVQDLNALVGEVLEVEIYAQVFEQKNFYLLATS from the coding sequence ATGTTAGTGCATATTTGTTGTTCTGTGGATAGCCATTATTTCTTGCAAGAGCTCAAAAAGCTTTACCCCCAAACCCCGCTCACAGGCTTTTTTTACAACCCCAACATACACCCCAAAGAAGAGTATGACCTGCGCCTCTTGGATGTCAAACGCTCGTGCGCGGCGTTAAAGATCCCTCTACTTGAGGGCGATTACACTTTAAGCTCGTGGATGCAGGCCATTAGGGGGCTAGAGCAAGAGGAAGAGAAGGGCAAAAGGTGTAGCGTGTGCTTTGATACGCGTCTTGAGGTGAGTGCACAAATGGCGTTGATGCTGGGCTTAAAACAATTCAGCACGACCCTGCTCTCAAGCCCCATGAAAGAACAGGCGGTACTCAAAGAGCAGGGGCAAGCCATAGCGCAAAAATATGGCTTAGAGTTTGTTTACACAAATGTGCGCGCTTGTGGGGGGGTTCAAAAGCAGAATGCACTTGCCAAAAAAGACAAGTTGTACCGGCAGAATTATTGTGGCTGTGTGTTCGCCCTTGAAAAGCAACGCCAAGCGCAGGACAAGCCCTGTATCGAACTCATCAGCCCCCTAAGCTGCCAAATGCACCCGGCGGGCATCGCCCGCCGCTTAGAGTTGTTTAAAGAGCGCCAAGAGTTGGAGTCTAGGGCACAAAACTACCATCTTTTGCAACAGAACTTGCAAACTTATTTGCTCTTAAGGGGGCGGCTCTGTGTCAATCAGCGCACCATCCCCAGCCACATCCTCACCCACTCCAACCCCAAAAAGGTGAAAATCAAGGATTTGCAAACCACCACCACCTCCCTAAAGCCCACCCTAGCCGAAGAAATGCTCTGCGCTAGGCTAGGCGTGCGCGCGCCCCAAATCTCCATCACACTAGGCTTTAGTCCCAAAGACGATAGCCTCTTTATAGACACTGCCAGCGTTGCCCTTTTGTTAAACACCCCACCAACCCCCCTAAAAGCCCTGAAACTCACCTACGAGCAAGAGCTATATCTAAGGGAGAAAATCGCAGGGGTGGAGAGCATCCAGGCGATCTTTCTCGTGCAGGATTTAAATGCCCTTGTGGGGGAGGTGCTTGAAGTGGAGATTTATGCTCAGGTGTTCGAGCAGAAAAACTTCTACTTGTTGGCTACCTCTTAA
- a CDS encoding baseplate J/gp47 family protein: MVQVVGDREGAWDTTILENINPLILGVKILSPFVNFQDNETDEALKKRYTTALAQFSTAGSALSYAHFANIKGVGKIKVISLNAGEVTIYYTAKDNLDAPKLIKDALKGNTPKQQEVFLSLD, encoded by the coding sequence GTGGTGCAGGTGGTGGGGGATCGAGAGGGGGCGTGGGACACCACGATCTTAGAAAACATCAATCCACTTATTTTGGGCGTTAAAATTTTGAGTCCCTTTGTCAATTTCCAAGACAACGAAACAGACGAGGCCTTGAAAAAACGCTACACCACTGCTTTAGCCCAATTCTCCACCGCCGGCAGTGCCCTTAGTTATGCCCACTTTGCCAACATCAAGGGCGTGGGCAAAATTAAGGTCATTAGCCTCAATGCCGGGGAGGTCACGATCTACTACACTGCTAAGGACAATTTAGACGCGCCCAAACTCATCAAGGATGCCCTAAAGGGCAACACCCCAAAACAACAAGAGGTGTTTCTATCACTTGACTAG
- the tal gene encoding transaldolase, protein MQDFYLWCDFIERDFLESGFQTLLKQGQIVGATSNPAIFAKALESKAYQTQITELKNAKMGAKDIYEHLVIADIKRCAEILLPLWEKNKATGYISLEIDPFLADKVGASVAEARALFGRVNMPNVMIKIPATDAGLETMEHLAKDKNIPLNATLVFDAKRAKDCALALKKAPMGVVSVFVSRLDTLANPLLQDKANRLSSSTQATLLNQFGIANALECYDKIQSVGANHVYPLFASVGTKDPNLPKDYYLQALNLEHSIITAPLEALKAYYETPSMPITPNKHIKETIQDLGLDLDETPQDRDYINFNLGRDSLLFPGLKAFEDAFSKLLKALGQ, encoded by the coding sequence ATGCAAGACTTTTATTTGTGGTGTGATTTCATTGAGCGGGATTTTTTAGAAAGCGGGTTTCAAACCCTTTTAAAGCAGGGGCAGATTGTGGGGGCGACTTCTAACCCGGCGATCTTTGCTAAGGCTTTGGAGTCTAAGGCGTATCAAACGCAAATCACGGAGCTGAAAAACGCCAAAATGGGGGCAAAGGACATTTATGAGCATTTAGTCATTGCCGACATTAAAAGGTGCGCTGAAATTCTCTTGCCCCTTTGGGAGAAAAACAAGGCCACGGGCTACATCAGCCTAGAGATCGACCCCTTTTTAGCCGACAAGGTGGGGGCGAGCGTGGCAGAGGCGCGGGCGTTGTTTGGGCGTGTTAATATGCCCAATGTGATGATTAAAATCCCCGCCACCGATGCAGGGCTAGAAACGATGGAACATTTAGCCAAGGACAAGAATATCCCCCTAAATGCGACCTTAGTCTTTGATGCCAAAAGGGCTAAGGATTGTGCCCTTGCGCTCAAAAAAGCCCCTATGGGTGTGGTGAGCGTCTTTGTTTCAAGGCTGGATACTTTAGCCAATCCGCTTTTACAAGACAAGGCTAACCGCCTAAGCTCTAGCACACAAGCCACGCTTTTAAACCAATTTGGCATCGCCAACGCCCTAGAGTGCTATGACAAAATCCAAAGCGTGGGGGCAAACCATGTCTATCCCCTTTTTGCCAGTGTGGGCACGAAAGACCCTAATTTACCCAAAGACTACTATTTACAAGCCCTAAATCTCGAGCATAGCATCATCACCGCCCCCCTAGAGGCTCTTAAAGCCTATTATGAAACCCCTAGCATGCCCATTACCCCAAATAAGCATATCAAAGAAACCATACAAGATTTGGGTTTAGACTTAGACGAAACGCCACAAGATCGCGATTACATTAACTTCAATCTAGGCAGGGACTCGCTTTTATTTCCGGGGCTTAAAGCCTTTGAGGACGCGTTTAGTAAACTCTTAAAGGCTTTGGGTCAATAA
- a CDS encoding UDP-N-acetylmuramoyl-L-alanyl-D-glutamate--2,6-diaminopimelate ligase, translating to MKHFYPIAHNAQNFTHLSEDTRELDTSTLLVQTPSNAPFVQAHLAKEPKTPTIHALELYKLLNLNLKIVGITGTNGKTTTASCIYSLLLDLGHSCALLGTRGFFINDKRLKEKGLTTPTLLELYMDLAKAQAEGVDYFIMEVSSHAIAQERILGLEFMARVHTNITSDHLDYHHDLETYRAVKNSFFQGEGLKIINRDDPFVRFNPTNAYGYGLEHKSHLSTDAYSLHPSLSAHLSFKPTPKAPPEHCLLHSPLIGRHNLYNLLGAVLCVRLITDKPLEDICACVPNFLGVKGRLEVVHTSPLVVVDFAHTADGFTQIFSSFNGQKVKVVFGAGGNRDKSKRPLMGQVAVTHALKTYITSDNPRHEDPLDIIKDILEGIPENKRPSVVIEANRQKAIELALSELKEDEILLILGKGDENTQIIGDALHPFKDCQVVRAFYKD from the coding sequence ATGAAACACTTTTACCCCATCGCCCACAACGCCCAAAACTTCACCCACTTGAGCGAGGACACAAGAGAGCTAGACACGAGCACCCTTTTAGTGCAAACCCCCAGCAATGCTCCCTTCGTGCAAGCACATTTAGCCAAAGAGCCTAAAACGCCCACCATCCACGCCCTAGAGCTTTACAAGCTTTTAAACTTAAACCTTAAGATTGTCGGCATCACGGGCACCAATGGCAAAACCACCACCGCAAGTTGCATTTATTCACTGCTTTTAGATTTGGGGCACTCCTGTGCTTTGCTGGGCACTCGGGGGTTTTTTATCAACGACAAACGCCTTAAAGAAAAGGGTTTAACCACGCCGACCTTACTAGAGCTGTATATGGACTTAGCTAAGGCACAGGCTGAAGGCGTGGACTACTTCATCATGGAGGTAAGCTCGCATGCGATCGCCCAAGAGCGCATTTTGGGTTTGGAGTTTATGGCACGGGTGCATACCAACATCACCAGCGACCATTTAGACTACCACCACGACCTAGAAACTTATAGAGCCGTGAAAAACTCTTTTTTTCAAGGCGAGGGGCTTAAAATCATCAATAGAGATGACCCCTTTGTGCGTTTTAACCCCACCAATGCCTACGGCTATGGCTTGGAGCACAAGAGCCATTTAAGCACGGACGCTTACAGCCTGCACCCCAGCTTAAGTGCGCATTTAAGCTTCAAGCCCACCCCCAAAGCCCCCCCAGAACATTGCTTGCTCCACTCCCCCCTAATTGGCCGCCACAATCTTTATAATCTTTTGGGGGCTGTACTTTGCGTGCGCTTGATCACCGATAAACCCCTAGAGGACATTTGCGCCTGTGTGCCAAACTTCTTAGGCGTGAAGGGGCGTTTAGAAGTGGTGCATACCAGCCCCTTAGTGGTGGTGGACTTTGCCCACACAGCCGATGGCTTCACGCAGATTTTTAGCAGCTTTAACGGACAGAAAGTTAAAGTCGTCTTTGGGGCAGGGGGCAACAGGGATAAAAGCAAACGCCCTTTAATGGGGCAGGTGGCGGTAACCCATGCCCTAAAAACCTACATCACCAGCGACAACCCCAGACACGAAGACCCCCTAGACATCATCAAGGACATCCTAGAGGGCATCCCTGAAAACAAACGCCCTAGCGTGGTGATAGAGGCGAACCGCCAAAAAGCGATTGAGCTCGCCTTAAGCGAGCTTAAAGAGGACGAAATTTTATTGATTTTAGGCAAGGGCGATGAGAATACACAAATCATCGGCGATGCCTTGCACCCCTTTAAGGATTGCCAAGTGGTGCGGGCATTTTACAAGGATTAG
- a CDS encoding protein phosphatase 2C domain-containing protein, protein MDKWYVIGHAVQGRGHALESPPTPCQDKIYPPKPTTYGTTGESVFIGLADGAGSAKFSHLGAARTLEVVAQELSQDFATYLNMPNQAKMSATLLEHILQALQELAIEQTSTLQRDKSDIEGIFNALLEEAQELLKWQEAHHLPLMQGVQSVQESFSQDQERRKENAQRAIKTALEGMAEKIKNLQGGFSGEAYQLRFSPLKDRLETLKAEIREADFTLFSAANIKELFKETAPIEKRYYKIKDKIAEHIDKIKNKRKSLIKMCYQGFLDFIGMEAEESYGVESQLYSLKNAYVFKPNLTSLNLPSKDLKSYSTERIKSTLKTHKNTLKAQIMRCFEAYKAFLDKVDGLDLKEWNEDNLEDLRNIVTTNGGKEHKKHIQDIQAHIQKATTTAQNYKKDLLEQLGTKEQEYTHLRRRFESLKGDVLNLEGDLKHTLDRLQTKIKALNPPYTLSGVQNLLLSKANLQKDFTLYETYAKDSTTLKHDLQSLNLSLPPQAIKPLSHVRASLEKSKDRLNTPTPTKEFLSAPRAKGFLEHANTLESQAKEWQNLQKRQQQLENFVEQTKALEKTLKEHLETFGVCCAHLHEGVKKLQAQSLWQTKDLRPLNNLPLDASKSKLEHALHKEKALIQQFNQEWHQSIIPTTLPKITLKDNLQKLYDSIQNKACSLHDLASTLLAVAVQGDDYLLLHLGDGVCGVLKGRELKVASHPDNGAFSNETTFTTSKDAPFSMRIFKGKLSEKNFTGFVLMSDGAGESFYKNKERTLVPLLQDYMNVARVPGMQEGVQGALETLLEKRVKEKTFDDCSVIALVLESGDPLSATEKKLQAKITNTPSN, encoded by the coding sequence ATGGATAAATGGTATGTCATCGGGCATGCCGTGCAGGGTAGGGGGCATGCACTAGAAAGCCCACCCACTCCATGCCAAGATAAAATTTACCCCCCAAAACCCACCACCTACGGCACCACAGGTGAGAGTGTTTTCATTGGTTTAGCCGATGGGGCGGGCTCGGCAAAATTCTCCCATTTGGGGGCGGCAAGAACTTTAGAAGTCGTGGCACAAGAGCTAAGCCAAGACTTTGCAACCTACCTTAACATGCCAAACCAAGCTAAGATGAGCGCCACGCTCTTAGAGCACATTTTGCAAGCCTTGCAAGAGCTTGCTATAGAACAGACAAGTACACTCCAAAGAGATAAAAGCGACATTGAGGGCATTTTCAACGCCCTTTTAGAGGAAGCACAAGAGCTTTTAAAGTGGCAAGAAGCACACCACCTGCCCTTAATGCAGGGCGTGCAAAGTGTGCAAGAGAGCTTTAGCCAAGATCAAGAAAGACGCAAGGAAAACGCCCAAAGGGCCATTAAAACCGCCCTAGAGGGCATGGCAGAGAAAATCAAGAATTTACAAGGGGGCTTTAGCGGCGAGGCTTACCAGCTCCGATTTAGCCCACTTAAAGACAGACTAGAAACCTTAAAAGCAGAGATTAGGGAAGCGGATTTTACGCTGTTTAGTGCTGCCAACATCAAAGAATTGTTCAAGGAAACCGCCCCCATAGAAAAACGCTACTATAAAATCAAGGACAAAATCGCCGAACACATCGATAAAATCAAAAATAAACGCAAGAGTTTGATTAAAATGTGTTATCAAGGGTTTTTGGATTTTATAGGCATGGAGGCTGAGGAGTCCTATGGAGTGGAGAGCCAACTTTATAGTCTTAAGAATGCTTATGTTTTTAAACCAAATTTGACCTCCTTAAACCTGCCCTCTAAAGACCTCAAAAGCTACAGCACTGAGCGGATCAAAAGCACTCTGAAAACCCATAAAAATACCCTCAAAGCACAAATCATGCGTTGCTTTGAGGCGTATAAGGCGTTTTTAGACAAGGTGGATGGGCTTGATTTGAAGGAGTGGAATGAGGATAATTTAGAGGATTTACGCAACATTGTAACCACCAATGGGGGCAAAGAACATAAAAAGCACATCCAAGACATCCAAGCACACATCCAAAAAGCCACCACCACCGCCCAAAACTATAAAAAAGACTTGCTAGAGCAACTGGGCACTAAAGAACAAGAATACACCCACTTAAGAAGGCGTTTTGAGAGTCTAAAAGGCGATGTCTTGAATTTGGAGGGGGATTTAAAGCACACGCTGGACAGACTGCAAACCAAAATCAAAGCCCTAAACCCCCCTTATACGCTCTCAGGGGTGCAAAATCTGCTCTTATCCAAAGCCAACTTGCAAAAGGATTTTACCCTTTATGAAACTTACGCCAAAGACAGCACAACACTTAAACACGATTTGCAAAGTTTAAATTTAAGCCTGCCCCCTCAAGCCATAAAACCCCTTAGCCATGTGCGTGCGAGCCTAGAAAAGTCTAAGGATCGACTAAACACCCCCACCCCCACCAAAGAGTTTTTAAGTGCCCCTAGAGCCAAGGGATTTTTAGAGCATGCCAACACCCTAGAGAGCCAAGCCAAAGAGTGGCAAAACCTACAGAAACGCCAACAACAGCTAGAAAATTTTGTGGAGCAGACAAAAGCCCTAGAAAAAACCCTAAAAGAACACCTAGAGACATTTGGGGTTTGTTGTGCTCACTTGCACGAGGGCGTGAAAAAGCTCCAAGCCCAAAGCCTTTGGCAGACCAAAGACTTAAGACCCTTAAACAACCTCCCCCTAGACGCGTCTAAGAGCAAATTAGAACACGCCCTACACAAAGAAAAAGCCCTCATACAACAATTTAACCAAGAGTGGCATCAATCCATCATCCCCACCACCCTCCCCAAAATCACCCTCAAAGACAATCTCCAAAAACTTTATGACAGCATCCAAAACAAGGCGTGCTCTTTGCATGATTTGGCTTCGACCTTGCTGGCGGTGGCGGTGCAGGGCGATGATTATTTATTATTGCACTTGGGCGATGGGGTGTGTGGGGTGTTGAAGGGGCGGGAGTTGAAGGTGGCAAGCCACCCGGATAATGGCGCATTTAGCAATGAAACCACTTTCACCACTTCCAAAGACGCTCCTTTTAGCATGCGGATTTTTAAAGGCAAATTAAGCGAGAAGAATTTCACGGGCTTTGTGCTGATGTCCGATGGGGCGGGCGAGTCCTTTTACAAAAACAAAGAGCGTACTTTAGTCCCCCTATTGCAAGATTACATGAATGTCGCCCGTGTGCCGGGCATGCAAGAGGGTGTGCAAGGGGCTTTAGAAACCCTATTAGAAAAACGCGTCAAAGAAAAGACCTTTGACGATTGCAGTGTCATCGCTTTGGTGCTAGAAAGTGGCGACCCCTTAAGCGCAACTGAGAAGAAATTACAAGCTAAAATCACAAATACCCCATCAAATTAA
- a CDS encoding aromatic amino acid transport family protein — protein MAKWNKADTMWMLSLYGTAIGAGVLFLPINAGMGGLIPLIVMLVLAFPLTFLTHRALCHFVLGGSDKSDDITIVGENYFGKFGGVLLTLLYFFAIFPILLVYSVGITNNISSFFVNQLGLAEPNRLLLSFFAVGILMFVVSFGEEVVVKGAKEQNLPILSYLANHFKDMKTFALVAPVIAFVAMGKSFFGHYLGAREGLNRILFYATKQKISPSNANKTTALLTFLVAWCVAYKNPSVLEIIENIGGPILAIILYLMPLYAIYKFPQLHKYKNLWQNLFILCFGLITISTAIYKLF, from the coding sequence ATGGCAAAATGGAATAAAGCAGATACGATGTGGATGTTAAGCCTTTATGGTACAGCCATTGGTGCTGGGGTGTTGTTTCTGCCCATCAATGCGGGGATGGGGGGGTTGATCCCCTTGATTGTGATGCTCGTATTGGCGTTTCCTCTAACTTTTTTGACACACCGTGCCTTGTGCCACTTTGTGCTGGGGGGCTCAGACAAGAGCGATGACATCACCATAGTGGGGGAAAATTATTTTGGCAAATTTGGGGGGGTTTTACTCACACTTCTTTATTTTTTTGCCATTTTTCCTATTTTGCTCGTGTATAGTGTGGGGATCACCAATAACATCAGTAGTTTTTTCGTGAATCAATTAGGATTGGCAGAGCCTAACCGTTTGTTGCTTTCTTTTTTTGCGGTGGGTATTTTGATGTTCGTGGTGAGCTTTGGTGAAGAGGTGGTGGTTAAAGGGGCTAAAGAACAGAATCTCCCCATTTTGTCTTATCTAGCCAATCATTTTAAAGACATGAAAACTTTTGCGCTGGTTGCGCCCGTCATTGCCTTTGTGGCGATGGGAAAATCTTTTTTCGGGCATTATTTGGGGGCACGCGAAGGCTTGAATCGCATCTTGTTTTATGCCACAAAACAAAAAATCTCTCCATCTAATGCAAATAAAACCACCGCCTTGCTGACCTTTCTTGTGGCTTGGTGTGTGGCGTATAAAAATCCCAGCGTGTTGGAGATTATTGAGAACATCGGTGGCCCCATTTTAGCCATCATCCTTTACTTAATGCCCCTTTATGCCATTTATAAATTCCCGCAGCTGCACAAATATAAAAATTTATGGCAAAACCTGTTTATTTTGTGCTTTGGTTTAATCACCATTTCCACCGCCATCTATAAATTGTTTTAA
- a CDS encoding aspartate carbamoyltransferase catalytic subunit, with translation MLKHLISTQDLDDTQVLALLKRANGFLDKSQQTPDLHHKSVTALFFEHSTRTVASFQTATARLNAHFNTFSVQTSSAKKGESLLDTLYNLQAMGIDLFVIRHHHSSALPYLAKHLDTPLVNAGSGAFAHPTQALLDLLTLHRHFKGQLQGKTIAFVGDIKNSRVANSNLALLPRFGLKPLLVAPPHFLPKTSFDYTHDLQEALEVADIVMSLRTQTERHSLQTYGSLQDYAYQYCLKASMLKKEIVVLHPGPVHRNIDIEDKLLSDPRCQVLEQVKLGVVMRMALIEALLTQSL, from the coding sequence ATGTTAAAACACCTCATCAGCACACAGGATTTAGACGATACACAAGTTTTAGCCTTGCTAAAAAGAGCCAATGGGTTTTTAGACAAGAGCCAACAAACCCCCGATTTGCACCATAAGAGCGTTACCGCCCTCTTTTTCGAGCATTCCACCCGCACGGTGGCGAGCTTCCAAACCGCCACCGCCCGCCTAAACGCCCACTTCAACACCTTCAGCGTGCAAACCAGCTCCGCCAAAAAGGGCGAGAGCTTGCTAGACACGCTCTATAACTTGCAGGCCATGGGCATCGACTTATTTGTCATCCGCCACCACCACTCAAGTGCCCTGCCCTATTTAGCCAAGCACCTAGACACCCCCCTAGTCAATGCGGGTAGTGGGGCGTTTGCCCACCCCACCCAGGCCCTCTTAGATTTACTCACCCTGCATAGGCACTTTAAGGGGCAACTGCAGGGCAAAACCATTGCCTTTGTGGGCGACATTAAAAACTCAAGGGTGGCTAACAGCAATCTCGCCCTCTTGCCCCGCTTTGGGCTCAAGCCCCTTTTAGTCGCTCCCCCCCATTTTCTGCCTAAGACTTCGTTTGACTACACCCACGATCTACAAGAAGCCCTAGAAGTGGCAGACATTGTGATGAGCCTACGCACCCAAACCGAACGGCACTCTTTGCAAACCTATGGCTCTTTGCAAGACTACGCCTATCAATACTGCCTCAAAGCCTCCATGCTAAAAAAAGAAATCGTGGTGTTGCACCCCGGGCCCGTGCACCGCAACATTGACATTGAAGACAAGCTTTTAAGCGACCCTCGCTGTCAAGTTTTAGAGCAGGTGAAACTCGGCGTGGTGATGCGTATGGCGTTGATCGAAGCCTTATTGACCCAAAGCCTTTAA
- a CDS encoding site-specific DNA-methyltransferase, which produces MQPNTILQGDCLEVLKTLPSASVDFIFADPPYFMQTSGELLRVGGAKFSGVAEDWDKFKDFAHYDSFCEAWLRECKRILRGSICAIGSFQNIYRLGGLMQDLGFWVINDIIWAKSNPVPNFNGSRLCNAHESLLWCAKDKKTPFTFNYKTLKTLNKGKQEKSIWEIPLCTGTERLKDQRGQKLHPTQKPEKLLEKLLLMATKPGDLVLDPFFGTGTTGAVAKRLGRNFLGIEKNPTYIKAAQERIDQTPLKMDAFSALEFESRPPKVAMKTLIDSGYLQVGQVLYTPSKARACQILASGHVQDGSGVILSIHKMSAKLLNKINHNGWDYFYTHHRGELIPLNELRYLYDKDNHAK; this is translated from the coding sequence TTGCAACCAAACACCATTTTACAAGGCGATTGCCTCGAAGTTTTAAAGACTTTGCCTAGCGCAAGTGTGGATTTTATCTTTGCCGATCCGCCCTATTTTATGCAAACTTCAGGGGAGTTACTAAGAGTGGGGGGCGCAAAGTTTAGCGGCGTGGCTGAGGATTGGGACAAGTTTAAAGACTTCGCACATTACGACAGCTTTTGTGAGGCGTGGCTTAGGGAGTGCAAGCGCATACTAAGGGGGAGCATTTGCGCCATAGGCTCGTTTCAAAACATTTACCGCTTAGGCGGCTTAATGCAAGATTTGGGCTTTTGGGTGATTAATGACATCATTTGGGCAAAATCCAACCCCGTGCCAAATTTCAATGGGAGTCGCCTCTGCAACGCCCATGAGAGTTTGCTTTGGTGCGCTAAGGACAAGAAGACCCCCTTCACCTTCAACTACAAAACCCTAAAGACCTTAAACAAGGGCAAGCAAGAAAAATCCATTTGGGAAATCCCCCTATGCACGGGGACTGAGAGGCTTAAAGATCAAAGGGGGCAAAAGCTCCACCCCACCCAAAAGCCCGAAAAACTCTTAGAAAAATTGCTGTTAATGGCGACGAAGCCGGGGGATTTGGTGCTAGACCCTTTCTTTGGCACGGGCACTACGGGGGCGGTGGCTAAACGCTTGGGGCGCAACTTCTTAGGCATTGAAAAAAACCCCACCTACATTAAGGCCGCACAAGAGCGCATAGACCAAACGCCCCTAAAAATGGACGCTTTTAGTGCCCTAGAGTTTGAGAGCAGGCCCCCCAAAGTGGCGATGAAAACCCTAATCGATTCGGGGTATTTGCAAGTGGGGCAAGTCTTATACACCCCAAGCAAAGCTAGGGCGTGTCAAATTTTAGCAAGCGGGCATGTGCAAGATGGAAGTGGAGTTATTTTGTCCATCCATAAAATGAGCGCAAAACTTTTAAACAAAATCAACCACAATGGCTGGGACTATTTCTACACCCACCATAGGGGGGAGTTGATCCCCTTAAATGAGTTGCGCTATTTGTATGACAAGGACAACCATGCTAAATGA